In one window of Caenimonas aquaedulcis DNA:
- a CDS encoding DUF72 domain-containing protein — translation MAGKIRIGVSGWRYTPWRGNFYPKGLAQSRELEFASRQFPSIELNGSFYSLQRPSSYAQWARQTPPGFVFAVKGSRYITHMLRLRGIEAALANFLASGLFELGAKLGPFLWQFPPNMQFDHDVFDAFFKSLPRTTGAAAQIAQGHDERLQGRASLVPDANRRLRHAVEVRHASFVDPAFIALLRKHRIAWVVADTPRPWPLYEDVTADFVYMRLHGATQLYQSRYTSEQLDRWAECIRAWSEGGQPTGARLITPEPPAPRQARDVYCYFDNTDKLHAPDNARELMEKLGLGGPIIGP, via the coding sequence ATGGCAGGGAAGATCCGAATCGGCGTGTCCGGCTGGCGATACACGCCCTGGCGCGGCAATTTCTATCCGAAGGGGCTGGCGCAGTCGCGGGAGCTGGAGTTCGCCTCGCGGCAGTTCCCGTCGATCGAGCTCAATGGCTCGTTCTACTCGCTGCAGCGCCCCTCCAGTTACGCCCAATGGGCCCGACAGACGCCGCCCGGCTTCGTCTTCGCGGTCAAGGGCAGCCGCTACATCACGCACATGCTGCGGTTGCGCGGCATCGAGGCCGCTCTGGCGAACTTCCTCGCGTCCGGCCTCTTCGAGTTGGGCGCCAAGCTCGGCCCGTTCCTGTGGCAGTTCCCGCCGAACATGCAGTTCGACCATGACGTGTTCGACGCATTCTTCAAGTCCTTGCCACGCACGACCGGGGCCGCGGCGCAGATCGCCCAAGGCCACGACGAGCGCCTGCAAGGCCGCGCCTCCCTCGTGCCCGATGCCAACAGGCGGTTGCGGCACGCGGTGGAGGTGCGCCACGCCTCCTTCGTGGACCCGGCATTCATCGCCCTGCTGCGCAAGCACCGCATCGCGTGGGTCGTTGCCGACACGCCCCGCCCCTGGCCGCTGTACGAGGACGTCACCGCCGATTTCGTCTACATGCGCCTGCACGGCGCCACGCAGCTGTACCAGAGCCGCTACACGAGCGAGCAATTGGACCGCTGGGCGGAGTGCATCCGCGCGTGGAGCGAAGGCGGCCAGCCGACCGGCGCGCGGCTCATCACGCCGGAGCCGCCCGCGCCGCGGCAGGCGCGCGACGTGTACTGCTATTTCGACAACACCGACAAACTGCACGCGCCGGACAATGCGCGCGAGTTGATGGAGAAGCTCGGATTGGGGGGACCGATAATCGGTCCATGA
- a CDS encoding YiiX/YebB-like N1pC/P60 family cysteine hydrolase produces MSLRLIVCAALLAALAGCATDVRDHPATGRAQIVLQNPALNPRNGGVLVDAASLQPGDILLSSADGITSAGIRLLTLSPVSHASIYIGGQKVAEAVGEGIRQRTVEELLAEESTVVAFRHPGVSPEHASRMQAFAREQTGSRYNVMGVMLQAPFSIERRLCELPLLPSPLRDFCVQGVAAVQLGLGSNDRFFCSQFVLEAYRRAGLPLTDADPRMISPGDLMHMREGDVPSVRTHQALHYLGHLKFQPAVAAARL; encoded by the coding sequence ATGTCGTTACGCCTGATCGTGTGTGCCGCGCTGCTGGCCGCCCTGGCCGGATGCGCCACCGACGTGCGGGACCATCCCGCCACGGGTCGCGCGCAGATCGTGCTCCAGAACCCGGCGCTCAACCCGCGCAATGGCGGCGTCCTCGTCGACGCGGCCAGCCTGCAGCCCGGCGACATCCTGCTGTCTTCGGCGGACGGCATCACCTCCGCCGGCATCCGGCTGCTGACCCTGTCGCCGGTCAGCCACGCTTCGATCTACATCGGCGGCCAGAAGGTGGCGGAAGCCGTCGGCGAAGGTATCCGGCAGCGCACCGTCGAGGAATTGCTGGCCGAGGAATCGACCGTCGTGGCCTTCCGCCATCCGGGCGTCTCGCCGGAGCATGCAAGCCGGATGCAGGCGTTCGCGCGCGAACAGACCGGCTCGCGCTACAACGTGATGGGCGTCATGCTGCAGGCGCCGTTCTCCATCGAGCGGCGGCTGTGCGAACTGCCGCTGCTGCCCTCCCCGTTGCGTGATTTCTGCGTGCAGGGCGTGGCCGCCGTGCAACTGGGCCTCGGCAGCAACGATCGCTTCTTCTGCTCCCAGTTCGTGCTGGAGGCCTATCGCCGCGCGGGGCTGCCGCTCACGGACGCCGATCCGCGCATGATCAGCCCCGGCGACCTCATGCACATGCGGGAGGGCGACGTGCCCTCCGTGCGCACGCACCAGGCGCTGCACTACCTCGGCCACCTGAAGTTCCAGCCGGCCGTGGCGGCAGCGCGCCTTTAA
- the smc gene encoding chromosome segregation protein SMC has product MRLNSIKLSGFKSFAEPTNFMLPGQLVGVVGPNGCGKSNIMDAVRWVLGESRASELRGESMQDVIFNGTNNRKPASRSSVELVFDNADHRAGGQWAQFAEIAVKRVLTRDGTSSYYINNQPVRRRDVQDVFLGTGLGPRAYAIIGQGTISRIIESKPEELRLFLEEAAGVSKYKERRRETENRLSDTRENLTRVEDILRELNSNLDKLEKQAEVAQQYNALQGEVTLKQHQQWFLKRAESEADQAKVKADAEKSVNDLESRVADLRHIESELETIRQAHYAAGDHVNQAQGELYEASAEVGRLEAEIRFVVEGRSRVEQRLVQLKEQAAQWAARKDDALAEIESLGAQAIDAEEKAALLAAQVEEQDQQMPDLEEALRQAQAKAAEQRGSVAQVQQQIQVLAADQRNIEEQSRQLNQRREKLVTDRNALAAPDEVRLTNLQAQLAAAQEAAETADARLHELQEQVPQLDEDRREKQQSVNSESHKQSDLSARMGALKALQEKVRTDGKLKPWLEKHGLAGLQGLWSRIHIEQGWENALEGALRERMNSLEVSRLDMVRAFGADAPPAKLAFYSPPQAAVPEGTSALPRLSDLLRLNDAGQKALLADWLHGCYTASSFEEALAARDKLQPGEAIYVKSGHAVTAHSASFYAQDSEQAGLLARQQEIENLEKQLRAQSLIAEEARSALVRAEAAYTEASQRLVSVRREAAETQTRAHELQVETLRLTQLAEQTRARSEQIAGDLAEVDALLEELQERRVTAEARFEELDMQLADSQERHAQLDERVIEAERKVAECREQHRSLERQAQEAQFSQRSVEARKLELQRAIETAAQQAQSLAAEEERAKEELSRLTDAAAQAGLQTALSLKLEREQLLGAKRSEYDDLTAKLRASDERRLQLERELDPLRQRITEFQLKEQAARLGFEQYTQLLTDAQADLEAIAKSVEEGKVRLGGMQGDIDRLHREIAALGAVNLAALDELTTARERKQFLDAQSADLNEAMVTLEDAIKKIDGETRELLAGTFNTVNEHFGKMFPELFGGGNARLVMTGDEILDSGVQVMAQPPGKKNQTIHLLSGGEKALTAIALVFAIFQLNPAPFCLLDEVDAPLDDANTERYAKLVSAMSKETQFLFISHNKIAMEMAEQLIGVTMQEQGVSRIVAVDMESAVSMAEAA; this is encoded by the coding sequence GTGCGTCTCAATTCCATCAAGTTATCCGGGTTCAAGTCTTTCGCGGAACCCACCAACTTCATGTTGCCCGGCCAACTGGTCGGGGTCGTCGGGCCCAACGGCTGCGGCAAGTCCAACATCATGGACGCCGTGCGCTGGGTGCTCGGCGAATCGCGCGCGAGCGAACTGCGCGGCGAGTCCATGCAGGACGTGATCTTCAACGGCACGAACAACCGCAAGCCGGCTTCGCGCTCGTCGGTGGAACTCGTCTTCGACAACGCGGACCACCGCGCGGGCGGCCAGTGGGCGCAGTTCGCGGAGATCGCCGTCAAGCGCGTGCTGACGCGCGACGGCACGTCCAGCTACTACATCAACAACCAGCCGGTGCGCCGCCGCGACGTGCAGGACGTGTTCCTCGGCACCGGCCTCGGCCCGCGCGCCTACGCCATCATCGGGCAGGGCACGATCAGCCGCATCATCGAATCCAAGCCCGAGGAACTGCGCCTGTTCCTGGAGGAAGCCGCGGGCGTCTCCAAGTACAAGGAGCGCCGCCGGGAGACGGAAAACCGCCTGTCGGACACGCGCGAGAACCTCACGCGTGTCGAGGACATCCTGCGCGAGCTCAACAGCAACCTCGACAAGCTGGAAAAGCAGGCCGAGGTCGCGCAGCAGTACAACGCGCTGCAGGGCGAAGTCACGCTCAAGCAGCACCAGCAGTGGTTCCTGAAACGCGCCGAGAGCGAAGCCGACCAGGCGAAGGTGAAGGCCGACGCCGAGAAATCGGTGAACGACCTCGAATCGCGCGTGGCCGACTTGCGCCACATCGAAAGCGAACTGGAAACGATCCGCCAGGCGCACTACGCCGCCGGCGACCATGTGAACCAGGCGCAGGGGGAGCTCTACGAAGCCAGCGCCGAAGTCGGCCGGCTGGAAGCGGAGATCCGCTTCGTCGTCGAGGGGCGTTCGCGCGTGGAACAGCGCCTCGTCCAGCTGAAGGAGCAGGCGGCGCAGTGGGCGGCCCGGAAGGACGACGCGCTCGCCGAGATCGAATCGCTCGGGGCGCAAGCCATCGACGCCGAGGAGAAGGCGGCGTTACTGGCCGCGCAGGTCGAGGAGCAGGACCAGCAGATGCCGGACCTGGAGGAAGCACTGCGGCAAGCCCAGGCGAAGGCCGCCGAGCAGCGCGGCAGCGTCGCGCAGGTGCAGCAGCAGATCCAGGTGCTGGCCGCCGACCAGCGCAACATCGAGGAGCAATCGCGCCAACTGAACCAGCGGCGCGAAAAGCTGGTGACGGACCGCAACGCGCTGGCGGCGCCCGACGAAGTGCGCCTGACCAACCTCCAGGCGCAGCTGGCCGCCGCGCAGGAAGCCGCCGAAACAGCGGACGCCCGCCTGCACGAATTGCAGGAACAGGTCCCGCAGCTGGACGAGGACCGCCGCGAAAAGCAGCAGTCCGTCAACAGCGAGAGCCACAAGCAGTCCGACCTGTCGGCCCGCATGGGAGCGCTCAAGGCGCTGCAGGAGAAAGTCCGCACCGACGGCAAGCTCAAGCCCTGGCTGGAAAAGCACGGGCTCGCCGGGCTGCAGGGCCTGTGGAGCCGCATCCACATCGAACAGGGCTGGGAGAACGCCCTGGAAGGCGCGTTGCGGGAGCGCATGAATTCCCTCGAGGTCTCCCGGCTGGACATGGTGCGCGCCTTCGGCGCCGATGCGCCGCCCGCCAAGCTCGCTTTCTACAGCCCGCCGCAGGCCGCCGTGCCCGAGGGCACATCGGCGTTGCCGCGCCTGTCCGATCTGCTGCGCCTGAACGACGCGGGCCAGAAGGCCCTGCTGGCCGACTGGCTGCACGGGTGCTACACCGCCTCCAGCTTCGAGGAGGCGCTGGCCGCCCGCGACAAGCTGCAGCCCGGCGAAGCGATCTACGTGAAAAGCGGCCATGCCGTCACCGCGCACAGCGCGAGCTTCTACGCGCAGGATTCCGAACAGGCCGGCCTGCTCGCCCGCCAGCAGGAGATCGAGAACCTCGAGAAGCAGTTGCGCGCGCAGTCGCTGATCGCCGAGGAAGCCCGCTCCGCGCTCGTGCGCGCCGAGGCGGCTTATACCGAGGCATCGCAGCGCCTCGTCAGCGTGCGGCGCGAAGCCGCGGAAACGCAAACCCGCGCGCACGAACTGCAGGTTGAGACCCTGCGCCTCACCCAGCTTGCCGAGCAGACCCGCGCGCGCAGTGAACAGATCGCGGGAGATCTCGCCGAGGTCGATGCGCTGCTGGAGGAATTGCAGGAGCGCCGCGTCACCGCCGAAGCGCGCTTCGAAGAGCTGGACATGCAGCTGGCCGACAGCCAGGAGCGCCATGCGCAACTGGACGAACGCGTGATCGAGGCCGAGCGCAAGGTGGCGGAGTGCCGCGAACAGCATCGCAGCCTGGAGCGCCAGGCGCAGGAGGCGCAGTTTTCCCAGCGCTCGGTCGAGGCGCGCAAGCTGGAATTGCAGCGCGCCATCGAAACTGCCGCGCAGCAGGCGCAATCGCTCGCGGCCGAGGAAGAGCGCGCGAAGGAAGAACTCTCGCGCCTGACCGACGCGGCGGCGCAGGCGGGCCTGCAGACCGCCCTGTCGCTCAAGCTGGAGCGCGAGCAGTTGCTGGGCGCCAAGCGCAGCGAATACGACGACCTCACCGCCAAGCTGCGCGCGAGCGACGAACGCCGCCTGCAGCTCGAGCGCGAACTCGACCCGCTGCGCCAGCGCATCACCGAGTTCCAGCTCAAGGAGCAGGCCGCGCGCCTGGGCTTCGAGCAGTACACGCAGCTGCTGACCGACGCGCAAGCCGACCTGGAAGCCATCGCGAAGTCCGTGGAAGAAGGCAAGGTGCGCCTGGGCGGCATGCAGGGCGACATCGACCGGCTCCATCGGGAGATCGCGGCGCTGGGCGCGGTGAACCTCGCCGCGCTCGACGAGCTCACGACGGCCCGCGAGCGCAAGCAGTTCCTGGACGCGCAGTCGGCCGACCTCAATGAAGCCATGGTGACGCTGGAAGACGCCATCAAGAAGATCGACGGCGAAACGCGCGAGCTGCTCGCCGGCACCTTCAACACCGTCAACGAGCACTTCGGCAAGATGTTCCCCGAGCTCTTCGGCGGCGGCAATGCGCGCCTGGTGATGACGGGCGACGAGATCCTCGATTCCGGCGTGCAGGTGATGGCGCAGCCGCCCGGCAAGAAGAACCAGACGATCCACTTGCTCTCCGGCGGCGAAAAGGCGCTCACGGCGATCGCGCTCGTGTTCGCGATCTTCCAGCTCAACCCCGCGCCGTTCTGCCTGCTGGACGAGGTGGACGCGCCGCTGGACGACGCCAACACGGAACGCTACGCCAAGCTCGTGTCCGCGATGAGCAAGGAAACGCAGTTCCTCTTCATCAGCCACAACAAGATCGCGATGGAGATGGCCGAGCAGCTCATCGGCGTGACCATGCAGGAGCAGGGCGTCTCGCGCATCGTGGCGGTAGACATGGAGTCGGCCGTCTCCATGGCCGAAGCGGCATGA
- a CDS encoding cell division protein ZipA C-terminal FtsZ-binding domain-containing protein, with amino-acid sequence MSGFTLGLALIGGLILVVLVAWNAWTTRRNTPRQPEAMRMDPTDSTVSVQPVTDFDPLAAPPNLTEKRPGLDALIDVLAAISVEAPVSGEAALAAMPPTRRAGSKPFAVEGQNEATLNWETPMAGQRYTAFQAGVQLANRTGALNEIEYSEFVSKAQAFADAINGSPDFPEMLDEVARARELDQFASAHDAQLSFTLRAKNTAWSPGYLQQNAARLGFVPGAIPGRMVLPAATPGAPAVLGLAYDTQAAMADDPAQSALREVTLSLDVPQVDRAEQPFVRMRDTAITLAASMEGSITDDNGQVIRAEALDVIGADLEQLYDTLEARDIAAGSPLARRLFS; translated from the coding sequence ATGAGTGGATTCACCCTGGGCCTGGCCCTCATCGGCGGGCTGATCCTGGTGGTGCTGGTCGCGTGGAACGCCTGGACCACGCGGCGCAACACGCCGCGCCAGCCAGAAGCGATGCGCATGGACCCGACGGACAGCACGGTGTCCGTCCAGCCCGTCACCGACTTCGACCCGCTCGCCGCACCCCCCAACCTCACGGAGAAGCGGCCGGGACTGGACGCGCTGATCGACGTGCTCGCGGCCATCAGCGTGGAGGCGCCCGTGTCGGGCGAGGCCGCGCTGGCCGCCATGCCGCCCACCCGGCGCGCCGGCAGCAAACCGTTTGCCGTGGAAGGCCAGAACGAGGCCACGCTGAATTGGGAGACGCCGATGGCGGGCCAGCGCTATACGGCCTTCCAGGCGGGCGTGCAGCTGGCCAACCGCACGGGCGCCCTGAACGAGATCGAGTATTCGGAGTTCGTGTCGAAGGCGCAGGCTTTCGCGGACGCGATCAACGGCTCGCCGGATTTTCCGGAGATGCTGGACGAAGTCGCGCGCGCACGGGAGCTCGACCAGTTCGCCAGCGCCCACGACGCCCAGCTGAGCTTCACCCTGCGCGCGAAGAACACCGCGTGGAGCCCCGGCTACCTGCAGCAGAACGCCGCGCGGCTGGGCTTCGTGCCCGGCGCCATCCCGGGCCGCATGGTGCTGCCTGCCGCCACGCCCGGCGCCCCGGCCGTGCTGGGCTTGGCCTACGACACCCAGGCCGCCATGGCCGACGACCCGGCGCAGTCGGCGCTGCGCGAAGTCACGCTCAGCCTGGACGTTCCGCAGGTCGACCGCGCCGAGCAGCCCTTCGTGCGCATGCGCGACACCGCCATCACGCTCGCCGCGTCCATGGAAGGCAGCATCACCGACGACAACGGGCAGGTGATCCGCGCGGAGGCGCTGGACGTCATCGGCGCCGACCTCGAGCAGCTCTACGACACGCTGGAAGCGCGCGACATCGCAGCGGGCTCACCGCTCGCCCGCCGGCTCTTCTCGTGA
- the ligA gene encoding NAD-dependent DNA ligase LigA — translation MPASPSIQERAAALRALLHHHAHRYYVLDDPELPDAEYDKLFRELQSLEEAYPELLTPDSPTQRVGGKLLEGFAKVRHRVPMLSIRTETDIEATGARNFDARVRRELALSEADPPVEYVAELKFDGLAINLRYEDGVLVQAATRGDGEVGEDVTQNIRTVGQVPLRLPPDVPPVLEVRGEVYMRRDDFEKLNELQREKIAQGAKGEKTFVNPRNAAAGAVRQLDPAIARQRPLSFFAYGWGEITPASEGGPAFTTHFETLLTLRSWGFPVSPRTQVATGAEELVAYHQSVGAERDSLPFDIDGVVYKVNSLALQQRLGFVTREPRWAVAHKYPAQEQQTTVEDIYVQVGRTGKLTPVARLAPVFVGGVTVTNATLHNEDEARRKDVRIGDTVIVRRAGDVIPEVVSVVLEFNPNANPKGATLRGEPFSMPPLCPVCRSTVVREAGEADHRCSGGLVCAAQRNQALIHFASRRAMDIEGFGEELIERFAELGLLRTVADFYENLSETKLTGLVLREEAHAYKDGVERKKVVRIQKDLAAKLMRSVENSRTQPLARLIFGLGIRHVGETTAKDLARFFGSLDELLGASIDTLLLVENLGEKTAGAIRKFLSERHNQIVIGKLGRDLEPTLPSESERVRSLDFFRLLAALQIKGLGVSTLKRIAAKYGSPSGLVEAVGQAALQPGNPEAQLAAELTQERWVAVLAQVNRLGIHWSAADEPNATAHDSSRPLAGKTVVITGSLEEISREHAKELAELAGAKATGSVSKKTSLVIAGPGAGSKLADAQKLGIQVITEVEFLNLLRASGVLDG, via the coding sequence ATGCCAGCCTCCCCATCGATCCAGGAACGTGCCGCCGCCTTGCGCGCGCTGCTGCACCATCATGCGCATCGCTATTACGTCCTGGACGATCCGGAGCTCCCGGACGCCGAGTACGACAAGCTGTTTCGCGAATTGCAGTCGCTGGAAGAAGCGTATCCCGAACTCCTGACGCCCGATTCGCCGACGCAGCGCGTGGGCGGCAAGCTCCTGGAAGGCTTCGCGAAGGTCCGGCATCGCGTGCCGATGCTGTCCATCCGCACGGAAACCGACATCGAGGCCACCGGCGCGCGGAACTTCGACGCCCGCGTGCGGCGCGAACTGGCGCTGTCCGAGGCCGATCCGCCCGTCGAATATGTGGCGGAACTGAAATTCGACGGTCTCGCGATCAACCTGCGCTACGAAGACGGCGTGCTCGTGCAGGCAGCGACACGCGGCGACGGTGAGGTGGGAGAGGACGTCACGCAGAACATCCGCACCGTGGGTCAGGTGCCGCTGCGGCTGCCCCCCGATGTGCCGCCGGTGCTGGAAGTGCGCGGCGAGGTGTACATGCGCCGCGACGATTTCGAGAAACTCAACGAGCTGCAGCGCGAGAAAATCGCGCAGGGCGCCAAGGGCGAGAAGACCTTCGTGAACCCGCGCAACGCGGCGGCCGGTGCGGTTCGCCAGCTGGACCCGGCAATCGCGCGGCAGCGCCCCCTGAGCTTCTTCGCGTACGGCTGGGGCGAGATCACTCCCGCCAGCGAAGGCGGCCCGGCCTTCACGACGCACTTCGAGACACTGCTCACGCTGCGCTCCTGGGGCTTCCCGGTATCGCCGCGCACGCAGGTCGCGACCGGCGCGGAAGAACTCGTCGCCTATCACCAGTCGGTGGGCGCCGAACGCGACAGCCTCCCGTTCGACATCGATGGCGTGGTCTACAAGGTCAACAGCCTGGCCCTGCAGCAGCGCCTGGGCTTCGTCACGCGCGAGCCGCGCTGGGCGGTGGCGCACAAGTACCCGGCGCAGGAGCAGCAGACGACAGTCGAGGACATCTACGTGCAGGTCGGGCGCACGGGCAAGCTCACGCCGGTGGCGCGCCTCGCGCCCGTGTTCGTGGGCGGCGTGACAGTGACGAACGCCACGCTGCACAACGAGGACGAGGCGCGCCGCAAGGATGTGCGCATCGGCGACACGGTGATCGTGCGTCGCGCCGGCGACGTCATCCCCGAAGTGGTGAGCGTTGTCCTTGAATTCAATCCCAACGCAAATCCTAAAGGCGCAACGTTGCGAGGCGAACCATTTTCGATGCCGCCCCTCTGTCCCGTTTGTAGAAGCACAGTAGTACGAGAGGCCGGCGAGGCAGACCACCGCTGCAGTGGGGGCCTAGTGTGCGCTGCTCAAAGAAATCAGGCTCTCATACATTTTGCCAGCCGCAGAGCAATGGATATTGAAGGATTTGGAGAAGAGCTTATCGAGCGTTTCGCAGAGTTGGGGTTGTTGAGGACTGTCGCGGACTTCTACGAAAACCTGTCCGAAACAAAGCTCACAGGTCTTGTGCTCCGGGAGGAGGCTCATGCGTATAAAGATGGAGTCGAACGCAAGAAGGTGGTTCGCATCCAAAAGGATCTGGCTGCAAAACTCATGCGTTCGGTAGAGAATTCTAGGACTCAGCCCCTCGCACGCCTGATTTTTGGATTGGGAATTCGTCACGTTGGAGAAACCACTGCGAAGGACCTAGCCAGATTTTTTGGCTCGTTGGACGAATTGCTTGGCGCTTCCATTGATACGCTGCTGCTAGTGGAGAATTTGGGTGAGAAGACGGCGGGGGCTATCCGCAAATTCCTATCTGAGCGGCACAACCAAATTGTGATTGGGAAGCTGGGCCGCGATCTAGAGCCGACGCTCCCCTCTGAATCGGAACGAGTTAGATCGCTAGACTTTTTTCGACTGCTGGCAGCGTTGCAGATAAAGGGGCTGGGCGTCTCCACTCTCAAAAGGATCGCCGCGAAGTATGGAAGTCCGAGTGGACTTGTCGAAGCGGTCGGGCAGGCGGCGCTTCAGCCCGGCAATCCTGAGGCCCAACTTGCAGCAGAACTCACACAGGAGCGTTGGGTCGCGGTGTTGGCGCAGGTGAACAGGTTAGGTATCCATTGGTCGGCTGCCGATGAGCCCAATGCGACTGCGCATGACTCCTCGCGACCCTTGGCAGGAAAGACCGTGGTGATCACGGGATCTTTGGAGGAAATCTCGCGCGAGCACGCAAAGGAGTTGGCGGAACTCGCAGGCGCCAAGGCTACAGGCTCCGTATCCAAGAAGACGAGCCTTGTCATCGCGGGGCCGGGCGCGGGCAGTAAATTAGCAGACGCGCAAAAACTTGGCATCCAGGTCATCACTGAAGTAGAGTTTTTGAATCTGCTGCGCGCCTCGGGAGTGCTAGATGGATAG
- a CDS encoding BRCT domain-containing protein, which translates to MNAKEIQFLSTWLSEHPELATTWPGQVVHMRVREVLSDGVIEASEIAYLKQTLADLVGGAFSEDGAIPAEATSLPIESNASVVIPNAAFCFTGSFLFGTRSACEKAVQARGGFVTGINKRLNYLVIGELSSREWKYSSFGTKINAAMQLKEGGAPLVVVAEDQWIKAL; encoded by the coding sequence TTGAATGCCAAAGAGATTCAATTTCTGTCAACTTGGCTTTCGGAGCATCCTGAGTTGGCGACAACATGGCCAGGTCAAGTAGTGCATATGCGAGTTCGGGAAGTGCTATCCGATGGGGTGATTGAGGCGAGCGAGATCGCGTATCTCAAGCAGACTTTGGCAGATTTGGTTGGTGGCGCCTTTTCGGAGGACGGCGCGATACCGGCTGAGGCCACTTCGCTACCTATCGAGAGCAATGCCTCGGTTGTCATTCCGAATGCCGCGTTCTGCTTCACGGGCAGCTTTCTGTTTGGCACTCGAAGTGCCTGTGAAAAGGCCGTGCAAGCGAGAGGCGGTTTCGTAACCGGCATCAACAAAAGGCTGAATTACCTGGTAATCGGAGAACTGTCTAGCCGCGAGTGGAAGTATTCTTCATTTGGGACGAAAATTAATGCTGCAATGCAGCTGAAGGAAGGTGGGGCACCGCTAGTGGTCGTAGCTGAAGACCAATGGATAAAGGCCCTCTAG
- a CDS encoding type II toxin-antitoxin system Phd/YefM family antitoxin, whose protein sequence is MDAVTYTHARNNLAATMDKTIEDHEPVIITRQNGKAVVMMSLEDFQSWEETAYLLASPANARQLNRSMDEARTGKVRKVSAKEWDALRRG, encoded by the coding sequence ATGGACGCAGTCACCTACACCCACGCGCGCAACAACCTGGCCGCAACGATGGACAAGACCATCGAGGACCACGAACCGGTCATCATCACCCGCCAGAACGGCAAGGCGGTCGTGATGATGTCGCTCGAGGATTTCCAGTCCTGGGAAGAAACTGCTTATTTGCTGGCCAGTCCGGCCAACGCGCGGCAACTCAATCGATCGATGGATGAAGCGCGCACAGGCAAGGTTCGCAAGGTGTCCGCGAAGGAATGGGACGCCTTGCGGCGTGGTTGA
- a CDS encoding Txe/YoeB family addiction module toxin — MPALQIAFSKTGWKQFQELMALDRKLFTRAMDLIDVAARDPFGGIGKPEPLKHQLAGCWSRRINERHRLVYRVDGNDLVVLACLYHYGDDH; from the coding sequence ATGCCAGCGCTGCAGATCGCATTCAGCAAGACCGGCTGGAAGCAATTCCAGGAACTCATGGCCCTCGACCGCAAACTGTTCACGCGTGCCATGGACCTGATCGACGTCGCGGCGCGGGATCCCTTCGGCGGGATCGGCAAGCCGGAGCCGTTGAAGCACCAGCTCGCGGGATGCTGGTCGCGGCGCATCAACGAGCGGCATCGGCTTGTCTACCGCGTGGACGGCAATGACCTGGTCGTGTTGGCCTGCCTCTATCACTACGGAGATGATCATTGA
- the def gene encoding peptide deformylase: protein MTVHEILKMGDPRLLRVAQPVREFDTDAIHLLVADMFDTMQAVNGAGLAAPQIGVDLQLVIFGTDAPNPRYPDAPPVPRTVLLNPAITPVGHEQEDGWEGCLSVPGLRGVVPRWSRIRYTGFDPYGDPIDRTVDGFHARVVQHECDHLIGTLYPMRIRDFTKFGYTDVLFPGLDANEDD, encoded by the coding sequence TTGACGGTCCATGAAATCCTCAAGATGGGCGACCCCCGCCTGTTGCGCGTCGCGCAGCCGGTGCGCGAGTTCGACACCGACGCCATCCACCTGCTGGTCGCGGACATGTTCGACACCATGCAGGCCGTCAACGGTGCGGGTCTCGCGGCGCCGCAGATCGGCGTCGACCTGCAGCTGGTGATCTTCGGCACGGACGCCCCCAATCCCCGGTATCCCGACGCGCCACCCGTACCGCGCACCGTGCTGCTCAACCCTGCGATCACGCCGGTGGGCCACGAGCAAGAGGACGGATGGGAGGGTTGCCTCTCGGTGCCGGGCCTGCGCGGCGTCGTGCCGCGATGGTCGCGCATCCGCTACACCGGCTTCGATCCCTACGGCGACCCGATCGACCGCACGGTCGACGGATTCCACGCGCGCGTGGTGCAGCACGAGTGCGACCACCTGATCGGCACGCTGTACCCGATGCGCATCCGCGATTTCACGAAGTTCGGCTATACGGACGTGCTGTTCCCCGGCCTCGATGCGAACGAGGATGACTGA